The Cydia splendana chromosome Z, ilCydSple1.2, whole genome shotgun sequence genome window below encodes:
- the LOC134804486 gene encoding protein doublesex-like, translated as MDLSKYLAVLVVLLVDGGESGGHGEKHHDHVKLHVPEFIHHDHHTKVITIHHHHHKPKKEHHHHHHHHHKPHIPHGHHYHHVKKVHTKKTESKGHHGHHGHHGHHGHHHKHHGHHGHHGHHGHHGHHGGHHHHDSPSYFPHHDAPSISYDPTPTTFEEDFGGYSPAVPAYGAPAFIPRTPQVHGITHTVKQVKVFDSLPGSIPSITNGHAAGGGGYQVTEEGEEEDDAFTALDGLQQSYPGAFAFVRNAAPEPTSNDIFSSLSPQSTSQAANHDPFAESPTPTAFSGNEFTSLSAQAPLSSLAPTDNVIPSAESTPEFPVTFQAEPTGFDDPANAFAGAQAGSTALSPEDKAVNDIVSYSRVAGIQQTINTGGHETVVY; from the exons ATGGATTTGAGTAAATACCTTGCAGTGCTGGTGGTGCTCCTGGTGGACGGTGGCGAGAGCGGTGGACACGGAGAGAAACATCA TGATCATGTGAAACTGCACGTACCCGAGTTTATTCACCACGACCACCATACAAAAGTGATAAcgattcatcatcatcaccataaACCAAAAAAGGAACATcatcaccaccaccaccaccatcaTAAGCCCCACATTCCTCATGGACATCACTACCATCATGTAAAGAAGGTGCACACAAAGAAAACGGAGAGCAAAGGCCACCATGGTCACCATGGCCATCACGGACATCACGGCCACCATCACAAGCACCACGGGCATCACGGGCATCACGGGCACCACGGCCATCACGGCCATCACGGTGGTCATCACCATCACGACAGCCCCTCGTATTTTCCTCATCACGATGCTCCTTCGATCAGCTACGACCCCACACCCACGACCTTCGAAGAGGACTTCGGCGGCTACAGCCCAGCCGTGCCGGCTTACGGTGCGCCCGCATTCATCCCTCGGACACCACAGGTCCATGGCATAACGCACACTGTCAAGCAGGTCAAAGTGTTCGATTCGTTACCAGGTAGCATACCGAGTATCACAAATGGTCACGCCGCAGGCGGCGGGGGCTATCAAGTGACAGAGGAAGGGGAGGAGGAAGACGACGCTTTTACAGCATTAGATGGACTTCAACAGAGTTATCCCGGAGCGTTCGCTTTTGTGCGAAACGCGGCACCGGAACCGACATCTAACGATATATTCTCCTCGCTGTCTCCCCAAAGCACAAGTCAGGCTGCCAATCACGATCCATTTGCAGAGTCTCCCACACCTACGGCTTTTAGCGGAAATGAATTCACCAGCCTCTCAGCTCAGGCTCCGCTGTCCTCTTTAGCCCCAACTGATAATGTTATTCCCAGCGCTGAATCGACTCCCGAGTTTCCGGTGACTTTCCAGGCGGAGCCGACTGGGTTTGACGATCCCGCGAATGCGTTTGCAGGGGCGCAAGCCGGCAGCACGGCGCTGTCGCCCGAGGACAAGGCGGTTAACGACATCGTGTCCTACTCGAGGGTCGCCGGCATACAGCAAACTATTAATACCGGGGGACACGAAACCGTGGTTTATTAG
- the LOC134804002 gene encoding uncharacterized histidine-rich protein DDB_G0274557-like has translation MDCRTVFLFSLVVLMAVLLSSTEGRKKKVVIHVPYKVKKIKHTHTVYKTIHHHHTHHDHIDPLLAHAPTEEHEHFHHMHLHDEGQHSQPVPGIGIPEFLPDVPLDAPDEHDLPLLPNRHIIPLYRRKN, from the exons ATGGATTGTCGAACAGTG TTTTTGTTCAGCTTAGTCGTCCTAATGGCAGTGCTTCTCAGTTCAACTGAAGG GCGCAAGAAGAAAGTAGTCATCCACGTGCCCTATAAAGTGAAGAAGATTAAGCACACGCACACGGTGTACAAGACGATACACCACCACCACACGCACCACGACCACATAGATCCCCTTCTCGCGCACGCGCCCACGGAGGAGCACGAGCACTTCCACCACATGCACCTGCACGACGAGGGCCAGCACAGCCAGCCCGTGCCGGGCATCGGCATCCCTGAGTTCCTGCCCGACGTGCCGCTGGACGCGCCCGACGAACACGATCTGCCTCTCCTTCCCAACCGACACATCATCCCGCTTTACAGAAGAAAGAACTAG